The genomic DNA TCCGCCCGGACGAGATCTCATCGCAGATCCGCGTCCTCGACATCCCGACGGACGGGTCCTATGAGACCGTCGGCGGCTTCGTCATGAAGATGCTCGGGCGCATCCCGGCGCGCGGTGACGCGATCGAGCTCCCCGGGGGCACCCTCACGGTCGAGCGCATGGACGGGCGGCGCGTGGACCGCGTGCGCTTCCACCCGGCGCCTGAGCCCCAGGATGAGAACGACGACGACGCGACGCCGCGGCCCGTGTCCGCCGCCGGAAAGGAGGCCTCGGCATGAGCGACCTCGTGGGAATCCTGTGGCTGATCGTCCTCTTGGCGGGAAACGCCTTCTTCGTGGCGAGCGAGTTCGCCCTCATGAGCGCGCGCCGCTCTCAGATTGAGCCTCTCGCGGAGCAGGGCAATCCGCGGGCGAAGACGACCTTGTGGGCCATGGAGCATGTCTCGCTCATGCTGGCCTGCGCCCAGCTCGGCATCACGGTCTGCTCCCTGCTCATCCTCCTCGTGGCGGAGCCGGCCATCCACCATCTCTTCGCCGTGCCGCTCGAGTTCGTCGGCGTCCCGGTCGGGGTGGCGGACGTCGTGGCTCTCGTCGTGGCAGTCGGCATCGTGACGCTCCTGCACGTGATCGTCGGCGAGATGATCCCGAAGAACGTCGCGGTGTCGATCGCGGACCGCGCCGTCCTCGTGCTGGCACCGGCCCTGGTGGCGGTGGCCCGGGCGATCAAGCCCGTCATCGCCTTCCTCAACTGGGCGGCGAACGGCATCCTGAGGATGCTCGGGGTCGAGCCGAAGGACGAAGTCGCCTCGACGTTCACGAAGGATGAGCTCGCGAACATCGTCGAGGAGAGCCGCAAGGGCGGCCTCGTCGAGGACGATGCGGGCGTCATCTCGTCTGCCCTCGAGTTCTCCAAGCTGCGAGCAGCCGACGTCATGGTTCCGCTCTCGCAGATGCGGACCGTCGAGGCGCGCTGCACGCCGAACGAGTTCGAGGCGGCGGTCCGCGAGACCGGCTTCTCCCGGTTTGCGGTGGAAGAGGACGGGGAGCTGACCGGCTACCTCCACCTCAAGGACGTCATGGGGATCAGCGAGCTGCACTCGGACCGGCCGATCTCGGACAACCGGGTTCGGACGCTCGCCAACATCTCCGCGGATGACGAGGTCGAGGAGGCCCTGGCCCAGATGCAGAAGACGGGCGCGCACATGGCCCGCGTCCTGACGCGCAGCCGCGAGACCGTGGGCGTCCTGTTCCTTGAGGACGTCATTGAGGAGCTCGTCGGCGAGATTCACGACGCGACGCAGTCCGGGGCCCGGCGCTCCTAGCTCCGCTCCGCACGCAGAAGGGCCCGCCTCGATTCGGGGCGGGCCCCTCTGCGCGCGGCTGCCGTGTTTCTGTGTGCGGCCGCCGTGTTGCGGACTGGGGACGCCCGGCCTAGAGTGAGGTTATTGCAAACGATTCCCATTTGTGATTCCCGCTCGCTCTGAAAGGCCTCGCCGCGTCCATGCCGAACCCCGCCGCCCCCCGCCTCGCCCCGTCCCGCCGCACCGTCCTGGGGACAGCCGGCCTCCTCGGCCTGGGCACGCTCCTCGCGGCGTGCGGCTCGCCGGGGGTCCCGGAGGCAAGCGGTGGCTCCCTCAAGGTCGTGACCTCCACCGGCGTGTGGGCCGACATCGCCCGGCGGGTCGCCGGCGGGCGGGCCGACGTCGTCGCCCTCATTCCCGAGGCGCAGGACCCGCACTCCTACGAGCCGAGCGCGAAGGACCGCCTCACCGTCTCCCGCGCCGACCTGATCCTCGCCAACGGAGGGGGATACGACGCCTTCCTCACCACCCTCGCGAAGGCGGGGGGCAAGGAGGGCGCGGTGCTGGACGCGACGGCCGCGTCCGGTCTGCCGGGTGCCAAGGAGGCCGCCGAGCACGCGGAGGGTCACGATCACGCCGAGGGGGAGCCCCACTCGCACGAGGACGGCTCGTTCAACGAGCACATCTGGTACAGCGTCTCGGCCGTGACATCGGTGGCCCGCGCTCTCGCCGCCCGGCTCGGCGAGGCGGACCCCGAGCACCGCGAGGACTACGAGGGGCGCCTGCGCGAGCTCGAGGCAGACCTCGGAAAGATCGAGGAGCGCATCGCCGCGCTGAGGCCCACGGCCAAGGGCGCGCGCGTTATGGTCACCGAGCCTGCGCCGCAGTACCTCATGCAGGACCTCGGATGCGTCGACGCGACGGACCCGAAGCTCGTGGCCGCCGTCGAGAGCGAGACCGACATCCCCGCGACCGTCCTCGCCTCCGCGAAGACCGCCCTCGGGGCGAAGAGGGTGCAGCTGCTCGCGTTCAACAGCCACACCGCCTCGCCGCAGACACAGCAGCTCGCGGACGCGGCGCGCTCGGCCGGGGTCCCCGTGGTGTCGGTCGCCGAGACGATGCCCGGGGATACGACATACACTGCCTGGATGACTGGCATCCTCGAATCCATCGCGGCCGGGCTGCGTCGTGGCCGCTGACCCCCGCGGCGGGCAGGCCCCGCGCACTGCCGCCGCCGAGCGCCTGCCCCTCGAGGCGGCGGGGACCGGTGCCGCCAGGCCCGCCGTCGCCCTCCGGGATGCCCGCCTCGACTACGGGGGCCGCACCGTCTGGTCCGGGCTCGACCTCGAGGTGCAGCCGGGCGAGTTCGTGGCGGTCCTCGGGGCCAACGGCTCCGGCAAGACCTCGCTCTTGCACGTCCTCCTCGGCCTGACGCGCCTGACCTCAGGGCGTGCAGAGGTCGGCGGGGAGCCTGTCACGCGCGGCAGCCGGCGGATCGGCTACATCCCGCAGCAGCGCCTCTTCCCGCCCGAGACGCCGCTGCGCGGGAGGGACCTCGTCCGGCAGGGGCTCGACGGGCACCGCTGGGGCCCGGGCCTGCGCCCGGGCCGAACCCGTCAGCGGGTCGACGAGCTCCTTGAACGCGTCGAGGCCGCGCACGTCGCCGACGAGCCGGTGGGCCTTCTCTCCGGCGGCGAGCAGCAGCGGCTCCGCGCCGCGCAGGCCCTCGCGTCCTCGCCCGACGTGCTCTTGTGCGACGAGCCCCTCCTCAGCCTCGACCTCAAGCATCAGCAGGGCATCAGCGACCTCATCGCCGCCCAGGCCCGCCGCGGGACGGCCGTGCTCTTCGTGACCCACGAGATCAACCCGATCATCCACCACGTGGACCGGGTCCTCTACCTCGCCAACGGGCGTCACTCCGTGGGGGCGCCCGACGACGTCCTGCGCAGCGAGGTCCTCAGCTCGCTGTACGGGAGGCCCGTCGAGGTCGTCCGGGTTGGAGGCCGCGTCCTCGTCGCCGGCGGAGAGGACGCCCACCACATCGAGGAAGGTGCGCTGTGAGCTGGAGTGACGTGTTCTCCTTCCAGGACTACGGCGAGCTGCTCGGGCTGCTGTACCAGTCCGTCCTCGCGGGGGCAGTGCTCGGGGTGGTCGGCGGCGTCGTCGGCGTCTTCGTCGTGGCCCGGGGGCTCGCGTTCGCGGTCCACGGCATCGCGGAGCTGTCCTTCGCGGGTGCGGCGTTCGCCTTGCTCGTGGGGGCGAATGTCGTCCAGGGCTCGCTGATCGGGTCCGTCGTGGCGGCGCTGGCCATCGGTGCGCTCGGCGTCAAGGCGCATGAGCGCGGCTCTGTGATCGGCGTTCTCATGCCGTTCGGCCTGGGCCTCGGGGTGCTGTTCCTGTCCCTCTATCAAGGGCGCAGCGCCAACAAGTTCAGCCTCCTGACGGGCCAGATCGTCTCCGTCAACGCGGCGGAGCTGACGACGATGGCCGTGGGCGGGGCGCTGGTCCTCGCAGCGATGGCCGTCATGTGGCGCCCGCTCATGTTCGCGTCTACGGACCCGTTCGTGGCGGAGGCGCGGGGCATCCCGGTCAGGGGCCTCTCCCTGGCCTTCATGCTCGTGCTGGGCGTGTCCGTGGCGCTGTCGATCCAGGTGGTCGGCGCGCTGCTCGTCATGGCGCTCATGGTGACGCCCGCCGCCGCGGCGACTCTCGTGGCGAGCCGCCCGAGCCTCGTTGTCGCGCTGTCGGTCGTGTTCGCGATGGTCAGCGTGTGCGGGGGCATCCTCGTGGCGCTGGGCTCTCGCGTGCCGATCAGCCCGTTCGTCACCACGATCTCGTTCGGGATCTACGTGGTCTGTCGGCTCGTCGGCAAGCGTCGGCGCGCCCGTCCGGCGGTGGCGGGAGCCTAGGCCACGGTCGTCTCAGGCGAGCTCAGCAGTGCAGGCCGGGCACAGCCCAAAGATCTCCATCGTGTGCCGCACGCTCGTGTACCCGTGGGCCTCCGCGGCGCGGGAGACGAGCTCCTCCACCGCGGGGGTCTCGATCTCCACAGCCCGCCCGCAGCGGGTGCAGACGAGGTGGTGGTGGTGCGCCTCGACCTCGCACCGCCGGTACACGGTCTCGCCGTCCTCGCGGCGGACGGTGTCGACGAGGCCGTCGTCGGCCAATTGCGTGAGGATGCGGTACGTCGTGGCGAGGGAGACCTTGTTGTCCCCGTCCACGAGGTAGCGGTGCATCTCCTGCGCGGAGACGAAGTCCGGGAGCGCCTGGAGGGCGTCCGAGACGGCGACGCGCTGCTTGGTGATGCGCTGTCCGGTCGGTGAGGCCATGCTCTCCAGCCTAGCAACGACGACGCGGGCGGGCGCCGGGGGAGCCCCGCCGGGAGGCTCAGGCCCGCGTCAGGACGCGCTGAGGGGCCCGCCGACGCGCAGGGACGGACCGGAAGGCCCCGACGCGGGCCGGGGAGACGTCAGACGTACCGCGAGGCCGAGTCGCAGGCGAGGGTCGCGATGGTCCCCGTGCGCCCTTCGCGCCGCATGGCCTCGGCGAGGCGGATGACGCCGGCCATGTTCGTGCCCGTCGATGGCCCCGCGTGCACGCCGAAGGTCCTCGCGGCCTCGGCGGCCCACTCGAAGGACTCGGCGTCGGGAATGCGGTACATCTCGTCAACGACCTCGGGGACGAAGCTCGGCTCCACGCGCGCCCGGCCGATCCCCTCGATCTTCGAGGGCCGGATCTCCTCCTCGGCGTCCCATTCGCGCCCGCGCAGGCGCGCCCAGTGCGGGTAGAACGCGGATCCCTCCGGGTCGACGACGGCCAGACGCGCCTCGGACCCGCAGTAGCGGATATGGCGTCCCAGGGTGGCGCTCGTCCCGCCCGTCCCCGCCCCGACGACGATCCAGTCCGGGCACGAGCCCGTGGCGTCGCGGGCCTGGCTCAAGAGCTCCTCGGCGAGATTGTGGTTGGCCCGCCAGTCCGTGGCCCGCTCGGCGTTGGTGAACTGGTCCAGGTAGCAGCCGTTCGACTCTCGCTCGAGGCGCGCTGCCACCTCGTAGACGCCCGTCGGGTCGTCGACGAGCTCGCAGCGGGCGCCGGCCTCCTCGACGAGGCGCACCTTGGCCGGGGAGGTGCTGCGGGCCATGACGGCGACGAACGGGAGGCCGAGCTCCCGGCAGAAGTGGGCCTCCGAGACCGCCGTCGAGCCGCTCGAGGCCTCGATGATGAGCGTGTCC from Falsarthrobacter nasiphocae includes the following:
- a CDS encoding hemolysin family protein, with the translated sequence MSDLVGILWLIVLLAGNAFFVASEFALMSARRSQIEPLAEQGNPRAKTTLWAMEHVSLMLACAQLGITVCSLLILLVAEPAIHHLFAVPLEFVGVPVGVADVVALVVAVGIVTLLHVIVGEMIPKNVAVSIADRAVLVLAPALVAVARAIKPVIAFLNWAANGILRMLGVEPKDEVASTFTKDELANIVEESRKGGLVEDDAGVISSALEFSKLRAADVMVPLSQMRTVEARCTPNEFEAAVRETGFSRFAVEEDGELTGYLHLKDVMGISELHSDRPISDNRVRTLANISADDEVEEALAQMQKTGAHMARVLTRSRETVGVLFLEDVIEELVGEIHDATQSGARRS
- a CDS encoding metal ABC transporter solute-binding protein, Zn/Mn family: MPNPAAPRLAPSRRTVLGTAGLLGLGTLLAACGSPGVPEASGGSLKVVTSTGVWADIARRVAGGRADVVALIPEAQDPHSYEPSAKDRLTVSRADLILANGGGYDAFLTTLAKAGGKEGAVLDATAASGLPGAKEAAEHAEGHDHAEGEPHSHEDGSFNEHIWYSVSAVTSVARALAARLGEADPEHREDYEGRLRELEADLGKIEERIAALRPTAKGARVMVTEPAPQYLMQDLGCVDATDPKLVAAVESETDIPATVLASAKTALGAKRVQLLAFNSHTASPQTQQLADAARSAGVPVVSVAETMPGDTTYTAWMTGILESIAAGLRRGR
- a CDS encoding metal ABC transporter ATP-binding protein → MAADPRGGQAPRTAAAERLPLEAAGTGAARPAVALRDARLDYGGRTVWSGLDLEVQPGEFVAVLGANGSGKTSLLHVLLGLTRLTSGRAEVGGEPVTRGSRRIGYIPQQRLFPPETPLRGRDLVRQGLDGHRWGPGLRPGRTRQRVDELLERVEAAHVADEPVGLLSGGEQQRLRAAQALASSPDVLLCDEPLLSLDLKHQQGISDLIAAQARRGTAVLFVTHEINPIIHHVDRVLYLANGRHSVGAPDDVLRSEVLSSLYGRPVEVVRVGGRVLVAGGEDAHHIEEGAL
- a CDS encoding metal ABC transporter permease — its product is MSWSDVFSFQDYGELLGLLYQSVLAGAVLGVVGGVVGVFVVARGLAFAVHGIAELSFAGAAFALLVGANVVQGSLIGSVVAALAIGALGVKAHERGSVIGVLMPFGLGLGVLFLSLYQGRSANKFSLLTGQIVSVNAAELTTMAVGGALVLAAMAVMWRPLMFASTDPFVAEARGIPVRGLSLAFMLVLGVSVALSIQVVGALLVMALMVTPAAAATLVASRPSLVVALSVVFAMVSVCGGILVALGSRVPISPFVTTISFGIYVVCRLVGKRRRARPAVAGA
- a CDS encoding Fur family transcriptional regulator — encoded protein: MASPTGQRITKQRVAVSDALQALPDFVSAQEMHRYLVDGDNKVSLATTYRILTQLADDGLVDTVRREDGETVYRRCEVEAHHHHLVCTRCGRAVEIETPAVEELVSRAAEAHGYTSVRHTMEIFGLCPACTAELA
- a CDS encoding PLP-dependent cysteine synthase family protein, which translates into the protein MDQPLSRSHRAFVADAVRHLRHDADTSTPTPMTRHALPGYPGIDVLIKDESAHPTGSLKHRLARSLLLQGLVNGRIGPDTLIIEASSGSTAVSEAHFCRELGLPFVAVMARSTSPAKVRLVEEAGARCELVDDPTGVYEVAARLERESNGCYLDQFTNAERATDWRANHNLAEELLSQARDATGSCPDWIVVGAGTGGTSATLGRHIRYCGSEARLAVVDPEGSAFYPHWARLRGREWDAEEEIRPSKIEGIGRARVEPSFVPEVVDEMYRIPDAESFEWAAEAARTFGVHAGPSTGTNMAGVIRLAEAMRREGRTGTIATLACDSASRYV